GGCCTCGGTCGTCTCCGCGGGGGCCGTGGCTGTCCCGGTAGGCGTTGTTGTCTCGGCTGGCGCGGCTGGGGCGGGCTTCTCGCCGCCGCGTAGGAGTAGCGCTGCGCCTACTACTACGAGGAGTAGGACTATGCCTGCTATAAGCAGGTTCTTCTGCATACCCTGCCCACCACGTTATAGTGTGTATCCATTCATACTAGCTGTCGTGAATGATACTCGATAGGAGGGATTAGAAAGTCTTCCCTTTGGCGGCGCCGGGGGACCCGCCTATCTCGCGGTCATACCGTCTTCCAGGCCCCGGTAGCCGGGCCCATGGGGATATAGTGCAGCGTCGTCGCCAGGCTTCTCCCGGGGTGCCGGGAGGGCTTGACCGAGGGCCATAGACCTATACCGGTTATGGTTGTTCTCCGTGGACGCGTCGCCGCGGCCCGTGTGCCGCGGGTTGGCTCGCGCTGGCTCGGCGGCCTCCTCGTGGAGCTGGAGACTGGTGCGCGGGTCCACCTCCTCATGCCCGGCGCTATCGCCCGGTGGCTGCAGAGGGGCGAGCGGGTAGAGGTCCGGTTCCTAGAGGAGCCGGAGAGCGTCGACGGGGTCTACGTGGCGCCGAGGGACTCCTACGAGCTCTGGAGGCTCTGGGGCGGCGAGGGCAGGGAGGAGAGGATCCAGGTCTGGCCCCCGTGGAGCCGGAGCGCTAGGCTCGAGCGGGAGAGCGTGCTCGGCGAGAAGGTCTACGAGTACCGCATAGTCGCCAGGGAGGCTGTCACAGAGGACGACTTCCGGGAGATAGTCGGGCTAGAGCAGTACCACTACGCTAGCCGGGAGGAGATAGTGGCTATATGGAGGTGCCCCGTCTGCGGCGGCTACGCCGAGGCAAACGTCCAGCCGTCGTGCCCCCGCTGCAACGTGCCCATGAAGCTCCAGGAGATACGCGGGAGCCTCCCCTCCAGCAGGTTCATGGTGCTCGAACTCGTCTCCAGGGAGCCCTACGAGCCCCGGATAGTAGCGTACGTGAGGGTTGACACGCCTATACCCTTGATGCACCGCCGTATAGTCCGGGAGGACGGGAGCATAGAGATAGAGCGGATGATAAGGGAGCGGGTGTTCCCTAAGGACTGGTTCCACCCAACGTTCTGGCCCCTGGCCTATACGCGGCGGGCTGAGCTGCGGAAGCGCTTCCAGGAGCTAGCCGGGCTCTACGGCTCTCGCCGCATAGCCCGCGCCGCCGTAGGCGAGGAGATAGCGGAGGAGGCCCTCCGCCGCGCTAATACTGCTGCCGCGCGTATAGCCCGTGTCGTGGTGCACCCTGACTACCGCGGGGACGGTATCGGCGTCCTCGCCGTCAGGATGGCGCTGGAGTGGATACGGGAGCGCCGTATCCCCGAGATGAAGAGGAGGAAACACGTAGTCGAGACAATAGCCCAGATGGCTAGGTTCAACCCGTTCTTCGAGAAGGCCGGGTTCCGCTACATGTGGGACACTGCTAGCGGCCGGCCCGTGCTCATGTACCCGCTCACCGAGGAGGCCCGGAGGAGGATAGAGGAGTTCCTCGAGAAGGACCCCTACGCCCGGCGCCACGGCGGCAGGCTCTTCCGGCCGCGCTATGGCGGCGTAGAGCCGCTCGCTGGGCCAGTGAGGCTCGTAGACGTTACGAAGATCTACCGTAGCGAGCTAGACGTCTCCCGTCTCCCGCCGGAGCTACAGGACGTGTTACGCGCCTTCGGCGCCGAGAGGAGGCGGGTAGAGCGCTATGTGCTACGCGGCACGAGCCTCGAGATACGCCCTGGCGAGGTAGTGGCTGTCGTCGGCGCCAGCGGTGCCGGTAAGACAACACTACTACGCATGATCATAGGCGCCGCGCTGGGCACGGGTGACGAGAGGTACCGGCCGAGCCAGGGCAGGGTCGAGGTACCGGGCAACGTGAGGCTAGCGGCTCTGCTGCCCGGCGAGATGGAGCCGGTGTTCCGGGACGAGACGCTGCTGGAGCACGTGGCCCGGAAGATGGACGACCCCGCCGCAGCCGTGGAGATACTCAACGCGGTTGGGCTGAGCGACGCCATATTCTACCGTGCCCGGTTCGACGAGCTGTCAACCGGCCAGAAGGAGCGCGCCCGGCTGGCCAGCTTGCTCGCGGAGAGGCCCAACCTGCTGGTGATAGACGAGTTCACCGCGCACCTAGACCGGTTGACCGCGCAGAGGGTTGCCCGGAAGCTGGGCAGCCTAGCGCGCCGCGCGGGCATAACCCTAGTGGTCTCCACTAACCGGCCAGAGGTGCTCCAGGCGCTAGCGCCGGATAAGGTGGTGCTAGTGGGCTACGGCACGGCCGTGGTCGCCGAGGAGCGGGCCCGGTAGAGCCTTCACCCCCTCCATCACGTCTGTACCCATCCTAACCTGGGGGCCTGTCCTGGCGGAGAAACGTGGCCCGAAGAGGCTTGTAGTGATAACCGGGGTCTCTGGGGTAGAGCTGGCCCCGCTGCTGAGGCTCGCGGAGGAGCTGGGAGCCGCCACCGCGAAGTACGAGGAGTTCGTAGAGGAGGAGTTCAAGGCACCGATCTATCACGTGGCCGAGCTCCTGCTGGTGGACTATCGGCGCACGGCTGAGCGCTTCGAGAAGGCCTTCAGGAGGATGCTGGACAGCCTCTCAGGCTCCGAGGCCGCCGTGGTGGCCGCGCACGCCGCTTACTACCGGCGCAGCAACATAGTAGCTAGTCCGCTCACCGGGTTCGTGCACAGGCTAGCAGCGAGAGGCGAGGCCTCGGTAGCCATAGTGGACTACGTGGACGACTACTACCATATACTCTATCGGCTCGCCGACCGCGTAGCCCGGGGCGAGACCCCGGAGGTGGCCGGGTTCCAGGTCCTAGACCCGGCGGGGCTCCTCTACTGGAGAAGCACCCACCACAGCATAGCACAGCTGGCTGCGATACACGGCGTGGAGTTCTACGTCTACGCCTCGAAGCACAGTAGGGAGGGCCACCAGCGGCTCCTCGCGATGCTCCTAGGCATGGAGCCGGATGGCGGCGGCAGCTTCCACACAGTCTACGTCTCCCACCCCATAACCAGGGTGCGGGCCCGGGCGCTCCAGGAGGGCGCGGCGCTGGACCGGTACCCCGACGCGCTCGAGATAGAGGAGTTCAAGAAGACGCTCGAGGAGAGCTGCCCCAGCCTCGTGGTCTTCTCGCCCACTACGGTGGACGAGCTGATCACGGACCCGGCTACGGGGAGGCTGAAGACCCGGATAGAGCGGAGCGAGCGCTGGCCACACGGCGAGAACGGGCTCCACGAGTACCCCTACCCCGTAGACCTCCGGGACCGGCTATTCGACCTCCACCTATACCCTGTCGAGGATACCACCGGCAACCCGGGCTACATGAGCTACCTCCAGTCGCAGATCGAGGCCAGCATAGAGAGGAGAGACCTAGGCTACGTAGCCCAGGCAGACATGATAGTAGCCTACCGGCCAACCATGTACGGCGAGACGCACATGGGCGTAGAGACAGAGATAAAGACAGCCGTGGCCATGGCGAAGCCCGTGTACAGCGTAGTACCGAGGGAGGAGAGGAGCATAGCCTACCGGCTCTTCAGGTTCGAGTACCCCCTCAGCAGCATAGACGAGCTGCTAAGCGTGCTCCGCTGCCCCCGCCGCTAGCCGGGAACAGCACCGAAGAGAGCATTGAAGAGGACCCGCTACAGCTCCATAGTGCACTACAGCCGGGAGGAGAAGGCGGACACGGGGGTAGGGGGCCCGCAGCAGAAGCTAGCTAGAAGCCCCGGAGAACGCCCAGAGCCATCATACACCGAGCTCGCACCCGGCAGCCGTATTACCGACAGCCACAGGGTAGTGGGTAGTGTGCCACGTGATAGCGGCCTAGACAATCCGGTTAGGGGCCGGGCAATGCCGCAGATGAAGGCTTGCCTGGTCTGCCACGTGCCCTTCTACGCCGCGTTCGCCCTATTCGTGTACATCGGCGCCAGTCATGCCCTAGAAGGGCAAGCCCAGCTAGCCGCTTTCTACCTCGCGAGCCTCTTCGCTACACTGGGGTCCGGGTACGCCTGCTGTAGACGCTTCGGCGCAGACCGCCTTCCGCCAGCCGCTAGCGTGCTACGGGCCGTGTGGCCTGCGATCGCCGCACCCATAATACCCATCGGGGCAGCCATGTTGTGCTCTAAACAACTCGGGCCGGAACCAGCACTATGCCGTCTCCGACCCAAACTCGTTCTTCTACGCCGCGCTGCTAGTATACGCTAACGGAAAACTCCTCTACCGGATGTGCCCGGTCTGCACGAACCAAGCCATGCACAAGCATCAACCGTAGCACTTGAGGGTCCTCATTAGCGCTGTGCAGCAGGAGCTAGCCACTGCAGCGGCTAGAGCTGCTCCCGGAGCCTGGCTAGTGCCTCCTCGTGCTCCCGGGCCCACTTTCCTTCACGCTCTAGTCTGGGCTTAACCCTCTCCTCGATAATCCCCACTAGTATCCTGGCTAAGCGCAGTATATCGCCCGCTGCTTCCTCGCGGCCCCGGTACTTCGATAGCTCGGCGTCGGGGTCCGGGCCGTGGTACTGGCAGTCGTGGAGATCGAGCGCGGTGCTTGTGAAGTGAGTGTAGTAGGTGTACCCGGAGTCCTCAACGAGGCTGCTAATAGCCTTCAGCCTGCTACTAGGCACTCGGGGTACTGCCTTCTCCGTGAACCATTTCCTCTGTTCCCCGCTGAGCCTCCCGAGTATCTTGTCCCTCTCTAGGGCAAGTATCGCAGCTGTTAGTGCCCTCCATGCCTGGTAACGCCTTCCCTGCAGCATTCCTCGTTAACCCTTCCTCGAGAAACCTTAGCGCCAGTAGGGCCTCGAGCGGTGCCTCAAGGATGCGGGCGGCAGCATAGCCTACGGGGTCTTTCCTCGGCTTTGGCAGCGGCCGGTCGACAGCTACAGTCTCCCTCGCCCACAAGCCTTTACCCGTGCACAGAGTTATAGCTGCTCATGCATCGCCGGGCTTCATTGCCATTCCATAACGGTGTAAGTGTACGCACGGAAGTATTCCACGCAGTTATGCCAGCTCTGCCACGGCTGGCAACCACGCCTACAAGGCTCGCAGTACTCTAGTAGTCCTAAGGAGCTGCGCTGTCGGCAAAGCACCAATGGGGCTACTCTCGGCGCCTATCGTCCCGCCGGCCCGTCGGGGCCACACTCTGGGGCTGCGCTGGGACCGCTGCCGGGGGCTGCTGCGGCTGCCCTGTCGCCGGAGCCGGCGCTGGCCATGCCTGAACCGGCGGCTGGACTGGGACCGGGGGCTGGCCCTGGTAGGGCGGCTGAGGCGCCGCGTACGGGTATGGAGCGGGCTGCCACTGCTGCGGCTGCTGCACCGGGGCCGCGTAGTAGGCCTGGTACGGCTGCTGGGCCAGCGGCTGGACAGGGGGCTGCGGGTGTAGCGGCTGCTGGCCTGCCTGGTAGGCTGGCTGCTGGACAGGCTGGATGCCCGCCCCGGGTTGCTGACCCGGGGCCTGCTGTGGCCAGGCCTGGTAGCCGAGCCACTGCACCTGGCTGGGCTGCTGGACCGCTGGCGCCGGCGGCTGCACGGGGGGCTGCTGTGGCTGGGGCGGGGTGTAGGCCGGCGGCGCTGGTGGCTGCTCCTGCCGTGTCGTGGGCGGCTGTGCTGCGAAGGCGCGCTGGTAGGCTGCGCGTATGTCCTCGTCTAGTAGGTGGAGGTAGATCTGCGTCACCTTGATGTCGTGGTGGCCGAGGAGCCTCTGCACCACGGGGAGCGGGACGCCGCGGCGGAGCGCCTCTGTGGCGAACGTGTGGCGGAGCACGTGGGGCCGGACACGGCGCGGGTCCAGGCCAGCACGGCGGGCCAGGGTCTTGAGCCTCTTGTAGAGCCCGCTGTAGCTTATACCGAGCAGGGAGTCGTCTGGGCCGAGCCCCGGGTTGACGGCCAGCCATATCGCCAGCGCCTGCTCGGTCAAGGGCCCGTAGAGGACTACCCGCTCCTCGCCGTACTTGGCGTTCCTTACGCGTATCTCGCGCCGCCTAGTGTCTATGTCGCGTAGCCGTAGCCCTACCGCCTCCTGGGCGCGGAGCCCCGTCTCGAAGAGCAGCGCGACTATCAGCAGGTCTAGGGGGTCGCGCGCAGCCGATACCAGCCGCTCGACCTCCTCAGGCCTTAGGGCCTCGACCCGCGGGCTCCGGGGCTTACGCACCACCGGGACCTTCACGCCTAGGCCGAGCCACTCTAGGAACCCGCGGAGGAACAGCGTGTAGTAGTGCATCGTGGTCTGCCGCTCCCTCCTCTCCTCCGCGGGGTCGCTGTCACGGCTCCGGGGCCTCTGGAGCCCGCGGGTCAGCCGGTCGTATATCCAGGCGGAGACGTCGCTGCTCGTTACCTCGCGGAGCGGCTTGCCCCCTATGAACGAGAGGAAGTCGCTTATCGCCGCCCGGTACGCCTTCACGGTCTTAGGGCTAGCGCCAGCAGCGGCCAGCGCCGCAAGGAACGCCTCCATAGCCTCCCTGTTGCCCCGCTCCAGGATCCCCGGCGGTGGCGGCGGCAGGTCGAACCGCGTCACCGTAGAACCCCTTAGACACTATATGGCGCCGTGGGAGGGGCCGGGGCCTCGCCCCAATAGATACCCCGGTATCACCCCGTCAGTAGGCATGCAGACAGCCCCGAGGGTTGCCCCCCCCTTAGCGCGCCCGCTGCGGCCCCTTGGTCTGCACCTGTCGCTCCCCGCAAGCCCCACTGCGCGGGGCAGGTAGAAGTATAGAAGCGGGATGGAGGCCACAAGCTTAGCCCACGAGCCCTCCCCCGACAGGAACTGGTAGAGCCACAGGGCGCCCACGGCGGCGAACAGTACGCTGAGGATGCATCCGAGGAGCCCTTGTCTACCGCTAGCAACAAGCCAGGCCCCTATAGCAGCACCCAGAGCGACCCCGAGTAGACCGGCCGGGTGCAAGGAGCCCAGCCCCATACATACATTATACGAAAGTATATTTATATTATCGTGTCTCATCGCATCCAAGGCGTGGAGGCCAAAGACAGCCTCATGACGGCACGAGGCGCGGGGCCACCCAAGGCTGTCTGGGGGCCGCGGTCTACCCTCGTCCACGGTCCTGCTGCCTCTCCTTCTCGCTTCTCTTTTCCTCGTGGCGGTTTCGCGCTATCATGTCGAGGCTCATCACGAGGTATAGTAGCTTGATGAGGAGGGCTTCCTCGTCTACTTCGCCGCTGAGGCTCTTGCCTAGCTCCCAGAGCAGCAGCCCCCGTACCGACCGTTGTGAAGAACACGCCTAGTATCATTGTAGCAGCGCAGGGTGCAAGCCGCTAGCCCCCGCTCATGCTTATCCCCTGGCTGGTTCCTTCCCGGGGCTGTATACTGTCCTAGGAGATATGTGTAGCGTTTCTTTGTAGCCTTGGCTGTGGGCTCGGTGTTCCACCAGTAACACGCCTAGTTGTGCCGCTTCATCTCTTAGGTTGTGCTAGCAATGGTATACTGTATATTCTAAGATGTTAAATATGGCGTTATTCTTTTAATGAGTCGGGTTGACAGACGGTAGGCGAGCGGTTCTCTCGGCAGGTGGCGGATGCCATGGCTACTGAGCAGGGCCTCCCCTTCGGCGAGAAGTATCACCCCGCCATCCAGAAGCTAATGGAGCTCCGCCGCGAGAGCCTTGAGAACATCGAGGAGTTCTGGGACAAGAGGGCCCGCGCGCTCATCTGGTTCAAGTACTGGGACAAGGTCCTCGACGACTCCAACCCGCCGTTCTACCGCTGGTTCGTAGGCGGCGTCACCAACATAACCGTTAACGCTCTCGACCGGTGGATCGAGACACCGGTCAAGAATAAGGTCGCCTACTACTGGGAGGGTGAGCCCGGGGACACCCGGGTCCTCAGCTACTTCGAGCTCTGGCGCGAGGTCAACAGGTTCGCCAAGGTCCTCAAGGACCTCGGCATAAAGCCGGACGACCGCGTAGTAATCTACATGCCCATGATACCCGAGCTCCCCATAGCCATGCTCGCTGTAGCCCGTATAGGCGCCATACACAGCGTAGTCTTCAGCGGCTTCAGCCCCAAGGCCCTCGCCGACCGCATAGTCGACGCTAAGGCTAAGCTCCTCATAACCGCCGACGGCTACTACCGCCGCGGCAAGGTGATAAACCTCAAGAAGAACGCTGACGAGGGTGTCAGGCTAGCCGAGGAGCAGGGCGTCAAGGTCGAGAAGGTCCTCGTGGTGAAGAGGGGCGGCCTAAACCTAGACGTGAACATGGTCGAGGGCCGCGACTACTGGTACGACGAGCTGGTAAAGGACGTGCCCTACAACACCTACGTGCCCCCAGAGCCACGTAAGAGCGACGACGTGCTCTTCATACTCTACAGCAGCGGTACCACCGGCAAACCTAAGGGCATAATGCACAGCGTAGGCGGCTACATGGTCTGGACCTACTGGAGCTTCAAGTGGACCTGGGACCCCAGGCCCGACGACGTAATGTGGACCGCCGCCGACATCGGCTGGATCACCGGCCACACTTACATAGTATACGCCCCGCTGATGCACGGCATGACCAACGTAATGTACGAGGGCGCCCCCGACTACCCGCAGCCCGACCGCGTCTGGGAGATAGCGGAGAAGTACAGGGTGACCATACTCTACACAAGCCCGACCGCGATAAGGCTGTTCCGTAAGTACGGCGACGAGTGGGTCAAGAAGCACGACCTCAGCAGCATAAGGCTGCTAGGTACTGTCGGCGAGCCGATCAACCCCGATGTCTGGAAGTGGTACTACGAGGTAGTAGGCGGCGGTAGGACCCCGATAGTCGACACCTGGTGGCAGACCGAGACCGGCGCCGCCATGATAGCGCCCGCGCCAGGCATAGCCCTGGTACCGCTCAAGCCAGGCAGCGCTACCTTCCCACTCCCCGGCGTAGACGCCGACGTGGTGAACGACAAGGGCGAGCCGACGAAACCCGGCGAGAAGGGCTACCTAGTGATAAAGAAGCCGTGGCCCGGCATGCTGATGGGCCTATGGGGCGACCCGCAGCGCTACATAAGGACCTACTGGCAGAGGTTCAGCAAGCCCGACCAGGGCATATGGATCTACTACCCAGCCGACTACGCGGTTAAGGACGAGGACGGCTACATCTGGATGCTAGGCCGCGCTGATGAAGTGCTAAACGTAGCCGGCCACAGGCTCGGCACCACCGAGATAGAGGACGCCATACTCGCCCACCCCGCGGTAGCCGAGGCCGCCGTCGTAGGCATACCGGACCCCATCAAGGGCGAGGTACCACTAGCAGTAGTAGTGCTACGCGAGGGCTACAAGCCGAGCAAGCAGCTAGAGGATGAGATCAAGCAGACAGTCCGCAAGGTACTAAGCCCCATAGCAGTGCCGAGCCGCATACTCTTCGTCAACAAGCTGCCAAAGACAAGGAGCGGCAAGATAATGAGGAGGCTGATAAAGGCAGTAGCCACCGGCGCCCCACTAGGCGACGTCAGCACCCTAGAGGACGAGGCCAGCGTCGAGGAGATAAAGAGGGCCTGGGAGGAGTTCAAGAAGGCCATCGAGGAGAGCGAACGCCTCCTACGTGAAAGCAGCTAAACCCGACCCAGCCCTTGTTTTTACACGCTCACACATTGGCAGCACTCATTACCTCCTTCTACTCCATATAAACCTCTAAGGTAGACGCTAGCCTCTATAACCGGTGTAAGATCACTCCTCTTCGTAACTGGCCCGAGCGGCATAGGGAAGACCACCCTAGCCCGCGCTCTAGGAAATTATAAGGATACAAATCTAATCTATATACCATTCTACGAGTCGCCCGAGAATCTCCGAGAAGCCGTGGAAGTCATTCTCGAAGGGTTGAGGAGAAGCCGCTACCAGGAGTTCATCGATCTAGCAAAGAAGCTTGCGCACGCAGCAGTCGCACGTGTAGCCGGTAAAGACGTACTGGAGGCTATTTCTGATAGTGACGAGAACCGCCAGAAAGTATACATGCTTTTCAACGAGATCGCAGAGCATGCAGATAAGTCAAAGAGACTAACCATTGTAGTCTTGGACGAGGCTCAAAACCTTCTTCGTAGATTAAGAGGTTTCGGGGAAGAGTGGGGTTATACAGTGTGGAGCTTCGTTAAAGGACTCTCTTCCATACAAGAGCAGAGCGTCTATACAAGGTTTGTCATAGTTACTAGTGATTACTTCTTCCACGAATGATGTGTTCTTGAACGCCCCTAGCCTCGACTACATTGATACATTATTGATACATTCTATCTGGGAGAGCTGGTCCGCGGCGATGCTGAGGCTCTTTACCACTATGCAAGCAATGAGAAGGAACCTGGGCTCTGTCCCCCCGCCATGCTAGGCTCGGGGCTCTATTACTACGGCTTCGTACTCGTCTAGCCTTGGGAGCACTGTCTCCAGCGCCCCGTTCCTGGTCTCTGCCTGTAGCCGCTTGCCCCGTAGTGGTAGGTAGGCCGTGTAGCTGTCTGCTTCTAGGCCCAGCTGCTCCGGGCGTAGCCTGAGCCGCACGCCGTGCACTGGTACTACCGTCGTGGCGGGGTGTACTGCCTCGTGGGTGCCGAAGGAGGCGACCGGCTGCCGGGCGTCGCCTAGCCCGCGGCTCATTATCCTCTGGTTGTAGGTGTGGTTAATGAGGTGCACTATGACCCGGCCGCTCTGCCTCCATGGCTCTGCCTGGACTGTGGAGGGGGCGTCCACCTCTAGGGGGAGAGGGCCGCCAGCGTGGGTTACAGCGTTGTATATGAGCCTTAGGTAGTCTGTGAGGCCTAGCCTCCAGTAGTGGCGGCCCAGCTGCCCTGTGAAGTAGACGCTTCTCCCGGCTCCGTGCCTGTTGACCACTATTGCCGGCGCCTTGGTCTCTGCCCCGATCGGTGGCGGAGACCTGCCGAGGGTGTACTCGTCGCCCCAGGGGTACTCTGTGAGCCCTATCCTGGCGGGGGTCTCGGCGCCCTCGGCCGGGTCTACTATCGTGTGCCAGCCTAGCTCGGGGCTTGTGCGGCTCTGGCGGAAGCTGTAGTCCATGTCTCCCCAGGGTATGAGGCGACGGGGTAGCCCCCGGGTTACGGGGTGGCTTGGCTGGTCTACTACTAGGTAGCTCCAGTCTAGCCGTAGGAGGCCGCGGAGACGGGCGCCCAGCGCCTCTGCCGCCGCGAACTCGTAGCGTTCTATGCAGTCGCCGTCCCAGCTGCCTGCGAGGTACGTTGCCACGAGGCCTCCGCCGCCAGCGACGTATCCTGCCACCTCGCTGGCTGCGTGGTCCGGTAGGCAGACAGTGTTGGCGAGGACTACTACGCGGTAGCGCCGGAGCGTCTCCCCTATGTCGCGGGCTGAGAGGTACTCTACGGGCACGTGGCTGTGCTGGAGGGCGTAGTAGAACCCGCGGACCTCGTCTAGGTAGTGCTGGGGCTCACTGCGGCCGTAGTGGTCCAGCGTCTTAGTAGAGTAGACCACGGCCGCGTAGCGTACCGGCTCGGCCGCGTCGAGGTACTCTTCGAGGGCCTCGTGCTCCCTGAACACCTGCTCGGCTGCGTCCAGCGCGCTGGGGTCCTGGAAGTAGGCCGTGGAGAATACTAGGAGCCAGGGCGAGGCCCCGGCAGCCATGGCCTCGCGGAGCCCCTGCCTTATCGCGAGGGGGGAGGTGGCCACAGTTGTCCGGTACATGTGGAAGTAGTTCCTGGTAGCCCAGACGGGTTTGCCTCCGCTGACGGCGCGGCTAAGCTTGCTCATCTCTGCTATGAAGCCGGGCGGCTCCCGGTCGGCCTCGCTAGTCTCCACCATCACCACGTCTATCGCGTCGCGGGCCTCCTCCACTACGCGGTTATTGCGCCCACCCCAGCCGCCGGGGTGGCTGTTGTAGAGGAGCGGTGCGCCCGGCGCCGCCTCCTGTACTACTCTCTTTATCTCGCGGAGCTTCTCGGCGACCACCCTGTAGCGCCATTCCCAGAGCGCTCGCCACCTACTATCGCCCCAGTCGGGCTCCCGGGGCATCTCGTAGCCGTGCTCGCGGCGGAACCTCTCCTGGCACCAGCGACAGTAGCAGCTCTTGTCGGGGTCCGGCTGGTAGCGGAAGCTGTCCAGCAGTATCCCCGAGGCGCCTAGCCCGAGCGCCTCAGCGACCTCCCTCTTGACGTGCTCGGCGAAGGGCGAGTTAAGGCACAGCAGGGGCCATTCGGGCTCGTAGCCCTGCTCGGCTGCCGGGACGTGCTCCAGCATTATTACCTCGCCGTGGCGGTTTACCTGGGCCCAGTCGCCGTGGAGCCGGTAGAGGTACTTGTTAGCGGTATGCCCGACCATTAGGACCACGCGTATACCGTGGCGCCGAGCCTCCTCGATGGCCTCGCGGACTAGGTCGCCCTTCATCTTGGCGTGGACGGGGCCTACCGTGCCGCCCCGGTAGAATATCCTGCCCCAGGCGTCGCGCGCGAATATCACGAGGACGTTAGCGTGGAGCCTCGCGGCGAGCCTAGCTAGCTCGCTGCCGCTGAGACGGGGCACGTAGACCCCGTAGCGGTCCTCTATGTTGAACTGGAGGACCCTTACGGGCCTCTCCCACCAATGCCTGCTTGTAGGAGGGTCCACGACGCTACAACCAGTAGGTATGTATACACTGTGTGGAGAATATATGGCTCCTAGCCTGTAGGGCCGCTAGAGCAC
The window above is part of the Pyrodictium abyssi genome. Proteins encoded here:
- a CDS encoding GNAT family N-acetyltransferase, whose protein sequence is MVVLRGRVAAARVPRVGSRWLGGLLVELETGARVHLLMPGAIARWLQRGERVEVRFLEEPESVDGVYVAPRDSYELWRLWGGEGREERIQVWPPWSRSARLERESVLGEKVYEYRIVAREAVTEDDFREIVGLEQYHYASREEIVAIWRCPVCGGYAEANVQPSCPRCNVPMKLQEIRGSLPSSRFMVLELVSREPYEPRIVAYVRVDTPIPLMHRRIVREDGSIEIERMIRERVFPKDWFHPTFWPLAYTRRAELRKRFQELAGLYGSRRIARAAVGEEIAEEALRRANTAAARIARVVVHPDYRGDGIGVLAVRMALEWIRERRIPEMKRRKHVVETIAQMARFNPFFEKAGFRYMWDTASGRPVLMYPLTEEARRRIEEFLEKDPYARRHGGRLFRPRYGGVEPLAGPVRLVDVTKIYRSELDVSRLPPELQDVLRAFGAERRRVERYVLRGTSLEIRPGEVVAVVGASGAGKTTLLRMIIGAALGTGDERYRPSQGRVEVPGNVRLAALLPGEMEPVFRDETLLEHVARKMDDPAAAVEILNAVGLSDAIFYRARFDELSTGQKERARLASLLAERPNLLVIDEFTAHLDRLTAQRVARKLGSLARRAGITLVVSTNRPEVLQALAPDKVVLVGYGTAVVAEERAR
- a CDS encoding PaREP1 family protein gives rise to the protein MLQGRRYQAWRALTAAILALERDKILGRLSGEQRKWFTEKAVPRVPSSRLKAISSLVEDSGYTYYTHFTSTALDLHDCQYHGPDPDAELSKYRGREEAAGDILRLARILVGIIEERVKPRLEREGKWAREHEEALARLREQL
- a CDS encoding tyrosine-type recombinase/integrase, which translates into the protein MTRFDLPPPPPGILERGNREAMEAFLAALAAAGASPKTVKAYRAAISDFLSFIGGKPLREVTSSDVSAWIYDRLTRGLQRPRSRDSDPAEERRERQTTMHYYTLFLRGFLEWLGLGVKVPVVRKPRSPRVEALRPEEVERLVSAARDPLDLLIVALLFETGLRAQEAVGLRLRDIDTRRREIRVRNAKYGEERVVLYGPLTEQALAIWLAVNPGLGPDDSLLGISYSGLYKRLKTLARRAGLDPRRVRPHVLRHTFATEALRRGVPLPVVQRLLGHHDIKVTQIYLHLLDEDIRAAYQRAFAAQPPTTRQEQPPAPPAYTPPQPQQPPVQPPAPAVQQPSQVQWLGYQAWPQQAPGQQPGAGIQPVQQPAYQAGQQPLHPQPPVQPLAQQPYQAYYAAPVQQPQQWQPAPYPYAAPQPPYQGQPPVPVQPPVQAWPAPAPATGQPQQPPAAVPAQPQSVAPTGRRDDRRRE
- the acs gene encoding acetate--CoA ligase; translated protein: MATEQGLPFGEKYHPAIQKLMELRRESLENIEEFWDKRARALIWFKYWDKVLDDSNPPFYRWFVGGVTNITVNALDRWIETPVKNKVAYYWEGEPGDTRVLSYFELWREVNRFAKVLKDLGIKPDDRVVIYMPMIPELPIAMLAVARIGAIHSVVFSGFSPKALADRIVDAKAKLLITADGYYRRGKVINLKKNADEGVRLAEEQGVKVEKVLVVKRGGLNLDVNMVEGRDYWYDELVKDVPYNTYVPPEPRKSDDVLFILYSSGTTGKPKGIMHSVGGYMVWTYWSFKWTWDPRPDDVMWTAADIGWITGHTYIVYAPLMHGMTNVMYEGAPDYPQPDRVWEIAEKYRVTILYTSPTAIRLFRKYGDEWVKKHDLSSIRLLGTVGEPINPDVWKWYYEVVGGGRTPIVDTWWQTETGAAMIAPAPGIALVPLKPGSATFPLPGVDADVVNDKGEPTKPGEKGYLVIKKPWPGMLMGLWGDPQRYIRTYWQRFSKPDQGIWIYYPADYAVKDEDGYIWMLGRADEVLNVAGHRLGTTEIEDAILAHPAVAEAAVVGIPDPIKGEVPLAVVVLREGYKPSKQLEDEIKQTVRKVLSPIAVPSRILFVNKLPKTRSGKIMRRLIKAVATGAPLGDVSTLEDEASVEEIKRAWEEFKKAIEESERLLRESS
- a CDS encoding ATP-binding protein; the protein is MTGVRSLLFVTGPSGIGKTTLARALGNYKDTNLIYIPFYESPENLREAVEVILEGLRRSRYQEFIDLAKKLAHAAVARVAGKDVLEAISDSDENRQKVYMLFNEIAEHADKSKRLTIVVLDEAQNLLRRLRGFGEEWGYTVWSFVKGLSSIQEQSVYTRFVIVTSDYFFHE
- a CDS encoding ThuA domain-containing protein, coding for MDPPTSRHWWERPVRVLQFNIEDRYGVYVPRLSGSELARLAARLHANVLVIFARDAWGRIFYRGGTVGPVHAKMKGDLVREAIEEARRHGIRVVLMVGHTANKYLYRLHGDWAQVNRHGEVIMLEHVPAAEQGYEPEWPLLCLNSPFAEHVKREVAEALGLGASGILLDSFRYQPDPDKSCYCRWCQERFRREHGYEMPREPDWGDSRWRALWEWRYRVVAEKLREIKRVVQEAAPGAPLLYNSHPGGWGGRNNRVVEEARDAIDVVMVETSEADREPPGFIAEMSKLSRAVSGGKPVWATRNYFHMYRTTVATSPLAIRQGLREAMAAGASPWLLVFSTAYFQDPSALDAAEQVFREHEALEEYLDAAEPVRYAAVVYSTKTLDHYGRSEPQHYLDEVRGFYYALQHSHVPVEYLSARDIGETLRRYRVVVLANTVCLPDHAASEVAGYVAGGGGLVATYLAGSWDGDCIERYEFAAAEALGARLRGLLRLDWSYLVVDQPSHPVTRGLPRRLIPWGDMDYSFRQSRTSPELGWHTIVDPAEGAETPARIGLTEYPWGDEYTLGRSPPPIGAETKAPAIVVNRHGAGRSVYFTGQLGRHYWRLGLTDYLRLIYNAVTHAGGPLPLEVDAPSTVQAEPWRQSGRVIVHLINHTYNQRIMSRGLGDARQPVASFGTHEAVHPATTVVPVHGVRLRLRPEQLGLEADSYTAYLPLRGKRLQAETRNGALETVLPRLDEYEAVVIEPRA